A region of Chloracidobacterium sp. DNA encodes the following proteins:
- the lipB gene encoding lipoyl(octanoyl) transferase LipB, which produces MHHRYLEVRRIGRVGYAKALELQKELEGEVIARRESDYLLLLEHPHTFTLGRRSKNDGVLATAEMLRNLGVEVFETNRGGRVTYHGIGQIVGYPIISLSPDREDVHKYVRDLEEVLIRTMADFEINAFRIEGLTGVHTVEGKIAAIGVHIKRWVTTHGFALNVNTDLSYYNWIIACEGEPVTSMDRLLGREVDMVEVENRLEENFYDVFEYGKLPLALTSGFGTKQDKALAQHLAKAEFP; this is translated from the coding sequence ATGCATCATCGGTATTTAGAGGTTCGCAGGATCGGGCGCGTTGGCTACGCAAAGGCGCTGGAACTTCAAAAGGAGCTTGAGGGCGAAGTTATTGCCCGGCGAGAGAGCGATTATCTATTGCTGCTCGAACATCCGCATACCTTTACGCTTGGACGCAGATCGAAAAATGACGGCGTGCTTGCTACAGCCGAGATGCTGCGAAATCTAGGCGTCGAGGTTTTTGAAACAAACCGCGGCGGACGCGTGACCTATCACGGCATCGGCCAGATCGTGGGCTATCCGATAATTAGCCTCTCGCCCGATCGCGAAGATGTACATAAATATGTCCGCGATCTTGAAGAAGTGCTTATTCGTACAATGGCTGATTTTGAGATCAACGCCTTTCGGATCGAAGGCTTGACGGGCGTTCACACAGTCGAAGGTAAGATAGCAGCTATCGGCGTTCACATAAAACGCTGGGTCACAACACACGGTTTTGCATTGAACGTCAACACCGATCTCAGCTACTACAATTGGATCATCGCCTGCGAAGGCGAACCTGTGACCTCGATGGACCGCCTGCTTGGCCGCGAAGTTGATATGGTCGAGGTTGAAAATCGGCTAGAAGAGAATTTTTACGACGTGTTCGAATACGGTAAATTGCCACTAGCTTTAACTAGTGGTTTTGGTACTAAACAAGACAAGGCTTTAGCCCAACATTTGGCTAAAGCCGAATTTCCTTAA
- a CDS encoding redoxin domain-containing protein: protein MKSFFAPFFALGIILFMFLFAFGQNEQSPIVEKVIDYKDWTYKDIRTDKEVNLRDFTKDKKLTIVVYFAPWCGNWNYDAPILERLYAKYKDKGLGLIAVGEYGPIVSMRSVFDRFKLTFPGVYESENRDKRQYTLHYAYRQSTGDTRGWGSPWYILLPPSVIEKKGDTLTKKTFVINGEMIADEGEQFIRKHLGLPAVEQKTASLSADKTETAKIEVCEDKKPAELVLSKERKE, encoded by the coding sequence ATGAAATCGTTTTTTGCACCGTTTTTTGCACTGGGCATCATACTTTTTATGTTTCTTTTTGCATTTGGGCAGAATGAGCAGTCTCCGATCGTTGAAAAGGTGATCGACTATAAGGACTGGACATACAAAGATATCCGAACAGACAAAGAGGTCAATCTGCGTGATTTCACAAAAGACAAAAAGCTGACCATCGTTGTATATTTTGCTCCGTGGTGCGGGAATTGGAATTATGACGCGCCTATCCTTGAAAGACTGTATGCAAAATATAAGGACAAAGGGCTGGGGCTAATTGCGGTCGGAGAATACGGGCCAATTGTGTCGATGAGGTCAGTTTTTGATCGGTTCAAGCTCACATTTCCAGGAGTTTACGAATCGGAAAACCGCGACAAAAGGCAATATACGCTGCACTACGCTTACCGGCAGTCGACGGGCGATACGCGCGGTTGGGGTTCGCCTTGGTACATCTTGCTACCGCCGTCAGTGATAGAGAAAAAAGGAGATACGCTTACCAAAAAGACCTTTGTCATCAACGGTGAAATGATCGCGGACGAGGGCGAGCAATTTATACGCAAGCATCTAGGATTGCCGGCGGTTGAACAAAAAACTGCGTCACTGAGTGCAGACAAAACCGAGACGGCTAAGATCGAGGTTTGTGAAGATAAGAAACCTGCCGAACTTGTACTTTCTAAAGAGAGAAAAGAGTAG
- a CDS encoding esterase family protein, whose amino-acid sequence MRRDTTSWYSHNLGMDMPLVAYGHAGYPLLMFPTAAADYLEYERFYLVDSIKEFIEAGLIRAYSINSVNKYSLLNKESHPGWKVEMLSRYDNYVMDEVLPLIRSECGADAKPLTTGASLGALLAANTYFKHSDNFRGTIAMSGSYDIYNYLESYYDDNVYFNNPMMYLKNLNDDYHLPRLRQSDSIVIVTGQGSYEAPDRSREFSGLLHSKGIPHKLDVWGNDVNHDWVWWRRMLPYYLGEFTKG is encoded by the coding sequence ATGAGACGTGATACAACATCGTGGTACAGCCACAATTTGGGAATGGATATGCCGTTGGTGGCATATGGACATGCGGGTTATCCGCTGTTGATGTTTCCGACGGCGGCGGCGGATTATTTGGAATACGAGCGGTTTTATCTGGTCGATTCGATAAAAGAATTTATCGAGGCGGGATTGATAAGAGCTTACTCGATCAACTCGGTCAATAAATACAGCCTCTTGAACAAAGAGTCTCATCCGGGCTGGAAAGTTGAGATGTTGTCGCGTTACGACAATTACGTTATGGACGAGGTCTTGCCGTTGATCCGCAGCGAGTGCGGCGCGGATGCAAAACCTCTCACGACGGGAGCATCGTTGGGCGCGTTACTGGCCGCCAATACTTACTTTAAGCACTCAGACAATTTTCGCGGCACGATCGCTATGAGCGGTAGCTACGATATTTACAATTATCTGGAAAGCTATTACGACGATAATGTCTATTTCAACAACCCGATGATGTATCTCAAGAATCTAAATGACGATTACCATCTGCCACGTCTTAGACAGTCAGATTCAATAGTGATCGTTACGGGCCAAGGCTCATACGAGGCCCCGGACCGCAGTAGGGAATTCTCAGGACTCCTTCACTCCAAAGGCATTCCGCATAAACTCGACGTTTGGGGCAACGACGTCAACCACGACTGGGTCTGGTGGCGGAGAATGCTGCCGTATTATCTTGGCGAGTTCACTAAGGGATGA
- the mrdA gene encoding penicillin-binding protein 2 has translation MKIGDQIQNLGMRVGAIQVIAFVLLAVLGARLYYLQIVRGEYFSERAENQRVRLIPIPAPRGAIFDRNGKLLVDSRPTYNVVLSNEPLKSINVIDRVDDYSHGLNLDRQFVVERLNLIKKQNDFETMVLKENVAMQDIAWVESHSLEFPELRVELQPQRFYPLGTTLAHVLGYVGEISPKQLEEETFKSRGFRPGDIIGKGGLEQYYDEFLRGKPGYRKVLVDSRGRVQTELEVVAPQSGQDLVTTIDLDLQLEAEHQLATSVTKRGTVIAMDPNNGEMLAMASAPSFDPNIFVRGSSSPDGRRQIAAYWQDEKRPLYNRAIQGRYPPGSTWKIPESAAALQQGAITVVHSNLACGGGIKVGSKFTRCMGSHGSPALPYAITKSCDGYYYRLGLKMGVEGLIKMIETFGFDRRSGIDLPNEKVPQTPKSWMPYILKNEGKWSDIRTVYASIGQDTVVVTPISMLRAVASVGMRGKEFIPHFLKQFKPVSAVGQEGDINYIPARAGFAYQHPEPKLIELAPDQWDLVIKGMWGVVNGGGTAGSIKMADLEIAGKTGTAQVAEVGKDVGANKDHSWFVSFAPAYKPEISVIALIENSGFGASNAGPAARGVYQAYLQKHPRASEERVAK, from the coding sequence ATGAAGATCGGCGATCAGATACAAAATTTGGGAATGCGGGTCGGTGCGATACAGGTCATCGCTTTTGTTCTGTTGGCTGTACTTGGTGCACGGCTCTATTATCTCCAGATAGTTAGAGGCGAGTATTTCAGCGAGCGGGCAGAAAACCAGCGAGTTCGCCTTATTCCAATTCCTGCTCCGCGTGGGGCTATATTCGACCGCAACGGCAAACTGTTGGTTGATTCCCGCCCCACTTATAATGTGGTTCTCTCGAACGAACCGCTCAAATCCATCAACGTCATTGATCGCGTTGACGATTATTCCCACGGCCTTAATCTTGACCGCCAATTCGTCGTCGAACGTCTGAATCTGATAAAAAAGCAGAATGATTTCGAGACGATGGTTCTTAAGGAAAATGTCGCCATGCAGGACATTGCATGGGTCGAGTCGCATTCGCTGGAGTTTCCTGAGCTTCGTGTCGAACTACAACCGCAGCGATTTTATCCGCTAGGCACAACACTCGCACATGTACTAGGTTATGTTGGCGAGATCAGCCCTAAGCAGCTTGAGGAAGAGACATTTAAGTCTAGGGGTTTTCGTCCCGGCGATATCATTGGCAAAGGCGGACTCGAACAATACTACGATGAATTTCTTCGTGGAAAACCGGGCTACCGAAAAGTACTGGTTGATAGCCGTGGACGTGTTCAGACCGAGCTTGAGGTCGTAGCGCCGCAATCTGGTCAGGATCTTGTGACCACGATCGACCTTGATCTGCAGCTTGAAGCAGAACACCAACTCGCAACTTCAGTAACGAAGCGCGGAACAGTTATCGCGATGGATCCGAATAACGGCGAGATGCTCGCGATGGCGTCAGCACCGTCATTCGACCCGAACATCTTTGTTCGCGGAAGCTCTTCACCCGACGGCCGAAGGCAGATCGCAGCCTATTGGCAGGACGAGAAACGGCCGCTTTACAACCGCGCGATACAAGGACGCTATCCGCCGGGCTCGACCTGGAAGATTCCCGAATCCGCTGCCGCTCTCCAACAGGGAGCTATCACAGTCGTTCATTCAAACCTTGCCTGCGGCGGCGGCATCAAGGTCGGCAGCAAATTTACCCGATGTATGGGAAGCCACGGTTCGCCGGCTTTGCCTTACGCAATCACCAAATCGTGTGATGGATATTATTACCGCCTTGGCTTGAAAATGGGTGTCGAAGGCCTCATAAAAATGATCGAAACGTTTGGTTTTGATCGACGTTCGGGCATAGATCTACCTAATGAAAAAGTACCGCAAACACCAAAATCGTGGATGCCTTACATACTAAAGAACGAAGGCAAATGGAGCGATATTCGAACAGTGTATGCCTCGATCGGACAGGATACGGTCGTTGTTACACCCATATCAATGTTGCGAGCAGTCGCAAGCGTCGGAATGCGAGGTAAAGAGTTTATTCCACATTTTCTAAAGCAATTTAAGCCGGTCAGCGCCGTGGGACAAGAAGGCGATATTAATTACATACCAGCCCGTGCAGGATTTGCCTATCAGCACCCTGAACCCAAACTCATCGAACTCGCTCCGGATCAATGGGACTTGGTCATTAAGGGAATGTGGGGCGTGGTAAACGGCGGCGGAACTGCCGGGTCGATAAAAATGGCTGATCTGGAGATCGCCGGAAAGACCGGCACGGCTCAGGTTGCCGAGGTCGGTAAAGACGTCGGAGCAAACAAAGACCACTCGTGGTTTGTGAGCTTTGCTCCGGCTTACAAGCCAGAGATCTCAGTCATAGCGCTGATTGAAAACTCAGGATTCGGTGCATCAAACGCAGGCCCCGCGGCACGAGGGGTCTATCAGGCATATCTTCAAAAACATCCACGTGCATCTGAGGAGCGTGTGGCTAAATAA
- the mreD gene encoding rod shape-determining protein MreD, which produces MEGLKLTISFIIAIILQVTLRNVWEPLAFIDFPLIIVVYAALQRNSIKALLFGTIAGIVTDALSGGLLGANGFAKTLVAYIVSEVARRVYMDNLILRIPVLAGACGLNYLVYYGLHRLLGQTPSGDVVVSGAYLLIGTTTIGTLVYLFMQNFATDKVRIKKRDMFTPRRQTRRRNPIRLNK; this is translated from the coding sequence ATGGAAGGCTTAAAGCTAACAATTTCCTTTATCATCGCGATCATATTGCAGGTGACACTGCGCAACGTATGGGAACCGCTCGCCTTTATTGATTTTCCACTGATAATTGTCGTTTACGCCGCGCTGCAAAGAAACTCAATTAAAGCTCTCCTTTTTGGCACAATCGCAGGCATCGTGACGGACGCATTGAGCGGAGGACTTCTGGGTGCAAATGGCTTCGCAAAAACTCTTGTTGCTTACATCGTTTCGGAGGTCGCTAGACGAGTCTACATGGACAACCTAATTCTAAGGATTCCCGTCTTAGCTGGAGCGTGTGGGTTAAATTATCTCGTTTACTACGGTCTGCATCGTTTGTTGGGGCAGACGCCATCGGGAGACGTGGTAGTCAGCGGAGCATATTTGCTCATTGGAACAACGACGATCGGAACTCTCGTTTACTTGTTCATGCAGAACTTTGCGACAGACAAGGTTAGGATCAAAAAACGAGACATGTTTACGCCGCGACGCCAGACGCGGCGGCGAAATCCTATTCGTTTGAATAAGTAG
- the bshB1 gene encoding bacillithiol biosynthesis deacetylase BshB1, whose product MSQVDILAIFAHPDDAELTVGGTLLKMKHLGYRTGALDVTAGEMGTRGTVQGRAIEADDAAKILKIDLRENLGLPDGHMFVTDVERTKMVRALRRLKPKVILTHQIGDSHPDHDHIAQLVRESARLVSMRRYDEETGDDRFAVPIVAHNIFSQRVEPSFVVDISDFLDDKMAAIRAHKSQFHDPNSTEPETRLTAKNYLDELEGRSRYFGSLIGVAAGEPFYVREVLNIDDPIALLTRPMNLYS is encoded by the coding sequence ATGAGCCAGGTTGATATTCTAGCGATATTCGCCCATCCAGACGACGCAGAGTTGACCGTCGGCGGCACACTGCTAAAGATGAAGCATCTCGGCTATCGGACAGGTGCTCTCGACGTAACTGCCGGTGAAATGGGTACGCGCGGCACTGTTCAAGGCCGCGCGATCGAAGCAGACGATGCCGCTAAGATCTTAAAGATCGACCTTCGCGAAAACTTAGGCCTTCCTGATGGCCATATGTTTGTAACCGACGTCGAACGAACAAAAATGGTGCGAGCATTACGGCGTCTGAAGCCAAAAGTGATCCTAACGCATCAGATCGGCGATTCACACCCCGACCACGATCACATCGCTCAGTTGGTCCGCGAATCGGCTCGATTGGTCAGCATGCGGCGTTACGACGAAGAAACCGGCGATGACAGATTCGCCGTGCCGATAGTAGCTCACAACATCTTTTCACAGCGGGTTGAGCCGTCGTTTGTTGTTGATATCTCAGATTTTCTCGACGATAAAATGGCAGCGATTCGGGCCCACAAATCCCAATTTCATGACCCAAACTCGACCGAACCGGAAACTCGTCTAACTGCCAAAAATTATCTCGATGAACTGGAAGGCCGCTCACGTTATTTTGGTTCGCTTATCGGAGTCGCGGCAGGCGAGCCTTTCTACGTCCGCGAGGTCTTGAACATCGATGACCCGATCGCCTTACTCACGCGGCCGATGAATCTCTACTCGTGA
- a CDS encoding PBP1A family penicillin-binding protein, whose amino-acid sequence MAVEVKKLKTAEAVSNGNKKGGFSTLMLLTTALVLALSAGSLTGVLASYYLNNSRYSVEVSALATYRPPQVTTIYADDGETVLAEFAIEKRIPIKIQDVPDVVKDALMAVEDYRFRDHIGIDPYRIIGAVFKNLTTGDLQGQGASTITQQLAKNLFLYKDKTYTRKVNEWAVALQIERLYTKDQILEMYMNYVFLGAGAYGFEAGSRTYFGKPLKELNLEEAALLAAIPKSPSEYSPTRNLDKAKMRRNLVLDQMAKYAYVTEAQAETAKATQIQLADTAYYQSQPKSTAWDYPVEEIRRYLEEKYTTRVAQGGLKVYTSINVEGQKIATRVIRERLRAFDKGRKWRSDYQNLLVDDNDQPVTDEKEITKTLETFKHADWYGDDYHEGEYIKGLVMKVNVAADEVGVRFGRFKAVVRAGNMGRSDKRPKDELKPGYLAEFLVKSVDTDNQTLEVELSQVPDVQASIVTIDAKTGEIVTMVGGYDFHTNKFNNATQGLRQTGSAYKPFIYTAAVESGMTPESVVSGAPIKRGGWQPHNYDGSLSHGNTPMKIALAKSYNIAAVHLLEQVGIQAGAQMVRRFGITNPMAPSLPSALGASEASLLEMTAAYSSFPNKGIRMTPHLIRKVYNRDGSLLEEYDGASSKVTSEYTALTMVELMRAVCSGGGTAAGASAGGNPIGGKTGTVNDHTDVWFIGYTPTYTTGVWMGNPLRKENLGNSMTGGHGALPYFNAFMIPFMKGKPIEKFPEAPPMPADIKREAELRRREELETLQEADANAPKTGIVVTPGAKIDPNAPLPGDSSDGDKPATTKPVEPAPDKPIVIKPPVVQNTPKNEPPPEKQDGSKRKGKKGDG is encoded by the coding sequence GTGGCAGTAGAAGTAAAGAAATTAAAAACAGCCGAGGCTGTTTCCAACGGAAATAAAAAAGGCGGCTTTTCCACCCTGATGTTACTGACAACGGCTCTCGTATTGGCCTTGTCCGCAGGTTCTCTGACCGGTGTTCTTGCGTCCTATTACTTAAATAATTCCCGATATTCCGTCGAGGTTTCCGCTCTTGCTACTTATCGCCCGCCGCAGGTTACAACGATCTATGCAGATGACGGCGAAACAGTGCTGGCCGAATTTGCGATCGAAAAGCGTATTCCGATCAAGATCCAGGATGTGCCAGACGTTGTAAAAGACGCTCTGATGGCGGTCGAAGATTATCGTTTTCGTGATCACATAGGCATTGATCCTTATAGGATCATCGGTGCCGTTTTCAAGAACCTTACAACCGGCGATCTTCAGGGGCAAGGTGCCTCAACGATCACCCAACAACTTGCAAAAAATCTCTTTCTTTACAAAGACAAAACTTACACGAGAAAAGTAAACGAGTGGGCCGTCGCATTGCAGATCGAGCGCCTTTATACAAAAGACCAGATCCTTGAAATGTATATGAACTATGTTTTTCTCGGAGCCGGAGCATACGGTTTTGAGGCAGGGTCAAGAACGTATTTTGGAAAACCGTTAAAGGAACTCAATCTGGAAGAAGCTGCATTATTGGCGGCTATTCCAAAATCTCCGTCTGAGTATTCGCCAACTCGAAATCTGGATAAGGCTAAAATGCGACGCAATCTGGTTTTGGATCAGATGGCGAAATACGCTTACGTTACCGAAGCCCAGGCCGAGACAGCAAAGGCGACCCAGATCCAACTCGCCGACACGGCGTATTACCAATCTCAGCCAAAATCGACCGCTTGGGATTATCCGGTCGAGGAGATCCGCAGGTATCTCGAAGAAAAATACACCACGCGTGTCGCTCAAGGCGGCTTGAAGGTTTATACAAGCATTAATGTAGAAGGTCAAAAGATCGCTACCCGCGTGATACGCGAACGTCTGCGTGCGTTTGATAAAGGACGAAAATGGCGTTCGGATTATCAAAATCTTCTTGTTGACGACAACGACCAGCCGGTGACTGACGAAAAAGAGATAACCAAGACGCTCGAAACTTTCAAACATGCTGACTGGTATGGCGACGATTATCATGAGGGCGAGTACATCAAGGGTCTCGTAATGAAGGTCAATGTGGCTGCGGATGAGGTCGGAGTTCGGTTTGGAAGATTTAAGGCCGTAGTTCGCGCAGGCAATATGGGTCGAAGCGATAAGCGGCCAAAAGACGAACTTAAGCCCGGTTATCTGGCTGAATTTCTGGTAAAGAGCGTAGATACAGATAACCAAACACTGGAAGTAGAACTTTCGCAGGTTCCAGATGTTCAGGCTTCTATTGTAACCATAGACGCTAAGACGGGCGAGATCGTCACTATGGTCGGCGGGTACGACTTCCACACAAACAAATTTAATAACGCTACTCAGGGCCTTCGGCAGACCGGTTCGGCATATAAACCGTTCATCTATACCGCAGCGGTCGAATCCGGAATGACACCTGAATCTGTTGTCAGCGGAGCTCCGATCAAACGCGGCGGTTGGCAGCCGCACAATTATGATGGAAGTCTCAGCCATGGCAATACGCCTATGAAGATCGCTCTCGCAAAGTCTTACAACATTGCGGCGGTACACTTGCTTGAGCAGGTTGGGATTCAGGCGGGGGCTCAAATGGTAAGGCGTTTTGGCATCACTAACCCCATGGCTCCGAGCCTTCCGTCAGCACTCGGAGCAAGCGAGGCTTCGCTGCTGGAAATGACGGCGGCCTACTCGTCATTTCCAAACAAGGGTATTCGAATGACGCCCCACTTGATCCGCAAAGTATATAACCGTGACGGCAGCCTGTTGGAAGAATACGATGGTGCCAGTTCGAAAGTAACTAGTGAATACACTGCATTAACTATGGTTGAGTTAATGCGGGCAGTATGCAGCGGCGGCGGAACCGCAGCAGGAGCTAGCGCAGGCGGCAACCCGATCGGCGGTAAGACCGGGACCGTCAATGATCATACCGATGTGTGGTTCATCGGCTACACGCCGACGTATACGACCGGTGTTTGGATGGGCAATCCGCTTCGCAAGGAAAATCTTGGCAATAGCATGACCGGCGGCCACGGTGCACTGCCGTATTTCAATGCTTTTATGATCCCTTTCATGAAAGGCAAGCCGATCGAGAAATTCCCCGAGGCGCCGCCAATGCCCGCGGACATCAAACGCGAGGCCGAATTACGTAGGCGCGAGGAACTCGAAACCTTGCAGGAGGCTGATGCCAATGCACCTAAGACCGGCATTGTCGTGACACCCGGGGCGAAGATAGATCCTAACGCACCGCTACCCGGCGATTCTTCAGATGGAGATAAACCGGCGACAACAAAGCCGGTCGAACCCGCTCCAGACAAACCGATCGTGATAAAACCGCCGGTCGTTCAGAACACACCAAAAAATGAACCGCCGCCTGAAAAGCAAGACGGCTCTAAGCGAAAAGGTAAAAAAGGAGACGGCTAG
- a CDS encoding PepSY domain-containing protein translates to MKRFIYQLHVLLGVMVSIPVLAWSLSGLLYALPNMVEGGTVEKIDSVRVKVSPAEAIASANLLAGKQLPTTALTLLMKDGRPQYQSIGGLGADSIFIDAETGAAQMSAPPSFKTRFFREAHFYFFAGEWQVTLLIIFSALTALSAMTGIYLNIVYWSRRFWRAEEN, encoded by the coding sequence ATGAAAAGATTTATTTATCAGCTCCATGTATTGCTCGGGGTTATGGTTTCGATCCCTGTTCTTGCGTGGTCGTTGAGTGGGCTCTTGTATGCTTTGCCCAATATGGTCGAGGGCGGAACTGTAGAGAAGATCGACTCGGTTCGCGTCAAAGTGTCGCCCGCCGAAGCTATCGCGAGTGCAAACCTGCTGGCTGGCAAACAGTTGCCGACGACCGCATTGACCTTGTTAATGAAAGACGGCCGTCCGCAGTATCAGTCTATCGGCGGATTAGGCGCAGATTCGATCTTTATCGATGCTGAAACGGGTGCGGCGCAAATGTCTGCGCCGCCGTCGTTCAAGACCCGTTTTTTTCGTGAGGCTCATTTCTATTTCTTTGCAGGCGAATGGCAGGTAACTCTGCTAATAATTTTTTCGGCTTTGACGGCACTTTCGGCGATGACAGGCATTTATCTGAACATTGTTTACTGGTCACGCAGATTTTGGCGAGCGGAAGAAAATTAA
- a CDS encoding ribonuclease Z: MKLVVLGSGSTVPHAKRASSGYWLEASGGTLLLDCSASIGSRMAANSLDWPNLDAIWISHFHLDHCGGLAPLLAGTKHSAEMKQRTKPIKIFGPTGLKGLIDRSSAVNNYRLLEQPFPVEVIEIEEQESFEILSGVEAVALKTPHTDESHAIHIRDAETTLVYSADTGFSEVIAAFANRVDMFILECTFVRDKPIKKHLELAEAMFLIRKAQPKRAMLTHFYPEWDEIDFETEIAKFDPPCEVIEAKDGLRISI, encoded by the coding sequence ATGAAGTTGGTAGTTCTAGGTTCCGGATCAACTGTGCCTCATGCAAAACGTGCGAGTTCCGGCTATTGGCTGGAGGCTAGCGGAGGCACATTATTGCTCGATTGTTCGGCGTCTATAGGTTCACGAATGGCGGCGAACAGCCTCGATTGGCCAAATCTTGATGCCATCTGGATATCGCATTTTCACCTCGATCATTGTGGAGGTTTGGCTCCATTGCTTGCGGGAACAAAGCACTCAGCCGAGATGAAACAGCGAACGAAACCTATAAAGATCTTTGGCCCTACGGGATTGAAAGGCCTGATCGATCGCTCTAGTGCTGTAAATAACTATCGCCTGCTCGAACAGCCGTTCCCGGTCGAGGTGATCGAGATCGAGGAACAGGAATCGTTTGAAATACTGTCGGGAGTTGAGGCAGTTGCGCTGAAAACGCCGCACACTGATGAGAGCCATGCGATCCACATTCGAGACGCGGAAACGACGCTGGTTTATTCGGCTGATACGGGTTTTAGTGAGGTAATTGCTGCATTTGCGAATCGTGTCGATATGTTCATTTTAGAATGTACATTTGTCCGCGATAAGCCAATAAAAAAGCACCTCGAACTCGCCGAGGCGATGTTTCTGATACGAAAGGCGCAGCCCAAACGAGCGATGCTGACGCATTTTTATCCAGAATGGGACGAAATTGATTTCGAAACAGAGATCGCGAAATTTGATCCGCCTTGCGAGGTGATCGAAGCAAAGGACGGCTTGCGGATAAGCATTTAG
- a CDS encoding rod shape-determining protein RodA, with translation MVAIIEKRDLRDFDWPTALLALTISAFGVWQIHNALPTESYWSKQILGIGIALVAFLVVAFNDYRRIIDAAPVFYIAGLVMLFLVLTPLGVQVNGQKAWLKLPVVGQFQPSEFVKIPTVLMLAKYFGARKAKSLSLREMLIGGAIFAGPVSLIILEPDAGQAITYFPILAAMFFLSGIKVRYVVLAVVAAAIFIPAAWHFGVKSGAIKRYQQERILAITDPDSVDPRGYGYHTIQSTITVGKGGLTGIKGETETSQSVLKFLPEPHTDFIFAVTAENTGFIGCVSLLLAYALLLSRMIAGAREASDRAGMLVIMAIVCGMVFQIFMNVGMALGVLPVIGVPLPLMSAGLSAILSTFVAIGFVISVKLRRFVN, from the coding sequence ATGGTTGCGATCATCGAAAAACGAGATCTCCGGGATTTTGATTGGCCTACCGCTTTGTTGGCGTTAACTATCTCCGCGTTTGGCGTCTGGCAGATCCACAACGCCTTGCCAACTGAGAGCTATTGGTCAAAGCAGATCCTTGGGATAGGGATCGCGTTGGTCGCCTTTCTGGTCGTTGCGTTCAATGATTACCGACGGATAATCGATGCCGCTCCTGTATTTTATATTGCTGGGTTGGTGATGCTATTTCTCGTTCTAACGCCTCTCGGCGTACAGGTCAACGGTCAAAAAGCCTGGCTCAAGCTACCCGTTGTCGGACAATTCCAACCGTCTGAATTTGTAAAGATCCCGACTGTCCTGATGCTGGCAAAGTACTTCGGCGCCAGGAAAGCAAAGTCCCTCAGCCTTCGCGAGATGCTGATCGGCGGAGCTATTTTTGCAGGCCCGGTCAGCCTCATCATACTCGAACCGGACGCTGGCCAAGCGATAACATATTTTCCGATCCTTGCGGCAATGTTTTTTCTGTCAGGAATAAAGGTTCGTTATGTTGTTCTTGCAGTTGTCGCGGCTGCGATCTTTATTCCGGCCGCATGGCATTTTGGTGTTAAAAGCGGCGCCATAAAGCGATATCAACAGGAACGAATTCTGGCGATCACTGATCCCGACAGTGTCGATCCGCGTGGATATGGTTATCACACGATCCAATCCACTATCACGGTTGGCAAAGGCGGTCTTACCGGAATAAAAGGCGAAACCGAAACCTCGCAAAGCGTGCTAAAGTTTCTGCCCGAGCCGCATACAGATTTTATTTTTGCAGTAACTGCTGAAAACACAGGCTTTATCGGGTGCGTTTCGCTTCTTCTGGCTTACGCACTGCTTTTGTCGCGGATGATCGCGGGTGCTCGCGAGGCTTCTGACCGCGCGGGTATGCTTGTTATAATGGCAATTGTATGCGGAATGGTCTTTCAGATCTTTATGAATGTCGGGATGGCTCTGGGCGTTCTGCCTGTGATCGGGGTTCCGCTACCGTTGATGAGCGCCGGGCTCTCAGCAATTTTATCGACATTTGTCGCGATCGGATTTGTAATAAGCGTAAAACTGCGACGGTTCGTCAACTAG